In the Plasmodium chabaudi chabaudi strain AS genome assembly, chromosome: 13 genome, one interval contains:
- a CDS encoding fam-a protein → MNKFYIQIALFLLSVSIYLNNKTIATESAPEIAKKIKSKNSHVTVSVYMNDNPLATESALEIAKKIQSKDRYATVSVYMNDKPLPTEPAPGKPKKIKPKDLYVTSEEIYEKNKELLCTNPEEIKNAEKLMNEAVEHLKYHATCKKGYKAISHIVRDHMVFFKKKHQGDTDVVRVTYRKMDTNRYNKVVADIWNPDVIKLVEYTYTKTKFVRVYNPNLVIIQQRFKKWPWSHEKYFYALAKKVQLSKYESIIVMTSANIIDHHPSDKEYKNTIIESANSFTTEIDSEEDIRSGKLKKTFVRLAGYLIQECQTYVGVTYINSIDGNCYIYT, encoded by the exons atgaataaattttatattcaaatcgctttatttcttttaagtGTCTCAATATAtctgaataataaaaccaTTGCAACTGAGTCTGCTCCAGAAAtagctaaaaaaataaaatcaaaaaatagtCATGTTAC tGTCTCAGTATATATGAATGATAACCCCCTTGCAACTGAATCTGCTCTAGAAATAGCTAAAAAAATCCAATCAAAAGATCGTTATGCTAC tGTCTCAGTATATATGAATGATAAACCCCTTCCAACTGAACCTGCTCCAGGAAAacctaaaaaaataaaaccaaAAGATCTTTATGTTAC TTCGgaagaaatatatgaaaaaaacaaagaatTATTATGTACCAATCccgaagaaataaaaaatgcggAAAAACTTATGAACGAAGCTGTAgaacatttaaaatatcatgCTACATGTAAAAAGGGTTATAAAGCTATATCGCATATTGTTCGTGATCATATggtttttttcaaaaaaaaacatcaaGGCGATACAGATGTCGTAAGGGTCACATATAGAAAGATGGATACGAATAGG TATAATAAAGTAGTAGCCGACATATGGAATCCTGATGTTATCAAACTGGTCGAGTATACATATACTAAAA caaAATTTGTTCGTGTGTACAATCCAAATTTAGTAATCATACAGCAACGTTTCAAAAAATGGCCATGGAGCCAtgagaaatatttttatgctttAGCTAAAAAGGTTCAA ttatcaaaatatgaaaGTATAATTGTCATGACTTCAGCAAACATAATTGATCACCACCCTTCCgataaagaatataaaaacacaATAATAGAAAGCGCAAATTCATTCACAACTGAAATTGATTCTGAAGAGGATATTCGAAGtggaaaattaaaaaaaacattcgTTAGGTTAGCTGGGTACTTAATTCAAGAATGCCAAACTTATGTTGGTGTCACCTATATCAACTCT ATTGATGGAAATTGTTACATTTATACTTAG
- a CDS encoding fam-a protein gives MNKFYIQIVFFLLSVSVYLNNKTLATEPAPGKSIFKSKNSYATSEEIYESNKHLLCANPEEIQNAEKLMNEAITHLEYHATNNHGYKHLAEDPYCNLNVYEKKYQDDTIVLNFQYILHDPNKYNETIGEFWDHNILNPIDYKSTKRKIARVYNPNLVIIQQRYKNNPGDCEKYFYALAKKAQISEDKTIIVMTSANINDHNSKNKKSYKNTLIESANLFTTDIDSEEDIRKGKLNKTFLNIGGYLIEKNDNCVQITRIESIDENGSINKNALLKSPCPF, from the exons atgaataaattttatattcaaattgttttttttctattaagTGTCTCAGTGTAtctgaataataaaacccTTGCAACTGAGCCTGCTCCAGGAAAATCAATATtcaaatcaaaaaatagttaTGCTAC TTCagaagaaatatatgaaagcAACAAGCACTTATTATGTGCAAATCCCGAAGAAATACAAAATGCGGAAAAGCTTATGAACGAAGCTATAACACATTTAGAATATCATGCTACAAATAATCATGGTTATAAACATCTGGCAGAAGATCCTTATTGTAATTTGAAtgtttatgaaaaaaaatatcaagaCGATACAATAGTTCTcaattttcaatatatacTCCATGATCCCAATAAG TATAATGAAACCATAGGCGAGTTTTGGGATCACAATATTCTCAACCCGATCGATTATAAATCTACTAAAA gAAAAATTGCTCGTGTGTACAATCCAAATTTAGTAATCATACAACAACGTTACAAAAATAACCCTGGGGACTGtgagaaatatttttatgctttAGCCAAAAAAGCTCAA aTATCCGAAGACAAAACTATAATCGTCATGACATcagcaaatataaatgatcacaatagtaaaaataagaaatcCTATAAAAACACATTAATAGAAAGCGCAAATTTATTCACAACTGACATTGATTCTGAAGAAGATATTAGAAAAGggaaattaaataaaacgtTTCTTAACATAGGTGGATACCTCATTGAAAAAAACGACAATTGTGTTCAAATCACCCGTATCGAATCT ATTGATGAAAATGGATCCATTAACAAAAATGCATTATTGAAAAG TCCATGCCCCTTTTAG